One window of Arcobacter cloacae genomic DNA carries:
- a CDS encoding TonB-dependent siderophore receptor: protein MKKKAIFCVLATSIILPSQVLSSQNDKTTLSPITIENNLSETTGEYSYYKTKSYSATKTDTPLKEVPQSVQIVNKEIIQDTNSVTLSDTLVYVSGTSYQNNFGGMWDNFSIRGFSGHENTGMSLLKNGFSDNRGYNAPRDTANIESVEFLKGPSGSLYGNSEPGGTINIVTKQPKFDPEYSIESSLGSENFYRVSSDLTGPINESLAFRLNVAKEKKDSFRDYIKSDRTVIAPSLLWSISDNSFLTYFGEYIEQKAPLDRGIIAINGNKNAISNKTFFGNPNDGDMKLENYTHQLKLEHYFSDSWSGNAGIAYKNNSLKGTASEVRPFLNVTTDSVLLRTRYRDYNSNDLAFQGDIKNVSTFADIKNTLLLGTELYKFEADTKMNNLNNSVRISNIYSNPTYTTLLTGRGNLITDRNEEQKSLALFAQDEIEIGNFRFLTGVRYDKIEMDTINNLNKKTLTQNDYAVSPRVGVTYILNPEWALYATSGKSFRPNSGVDINGNTFEAEEGISLETGIKFESLDKKIGATLAVYQINKNNVLTGTDPNGTYSVAAGEVESKGVEFDINGKITDNIKINLNYAYTNAEVTKDEGGVIDYLTGSIVNLKGKSLSNVPMHSGGLLAMWEDNISIDSSYGLGAGISYVGKREGNYINSFDLSSYTTTKLISYWKMDKNITFKLNIDNLFDKEYIISSYDRSWLTPGDPRSFKLTMNYKF from the coding sequence GTGAAAAAAAAAGCCATTTTTTGTGTTCTAGCAACATCAATAATTTTACCATCTCAAGTTTTATCATCTCAAAATGATAAAACTACACTCTCTCCAATAACAATAGAAAATAATTTATCTGAAACTACAGGAGAATATTCATATTACAAAACAAAATCATATTCTGCAACAAAAACTGATACTCCCTTAAAAGAAGTTCCTCAATCTGTTCAAATTGTAAATAAAGAAATTATACAAGATACAAATTCTGTAACTCTTAGTGATACCTTAGTTTATGTAAGCGGAACATCTTATCAAAATAATTTTGGAGGAATGTGGGATAATTTCTCAATTAGAGGTTTTTCTGGACATGAAAATACGGGGATGAGTTTATTAAAAAATGGTTTTTCTGACAATAGAGGATATAACGCTCCAAGAGATACTGCAAATATTGAGAGTGTAGAATTTTTAAAAGGTCCATCAGGATCACTTTATGGTAATAGTGAACCTGGAGGAACAATTAATATTGTAACTAAACAACCTAAATTTGATCCAGAATATTCTATAGAATCATCATTAGGAAGTGAAAACTTTTATAGAGTTTCTTCAGATTTAACAGGTCCTATTAATGAATCTTTAGCATTTAGATTAAATGTAGCGAAAGAAAAAAAAGATAGCTTTCGTGATTACATAAAAAGCGATCGTACAGTAATAGCTCCATCTTTACTTTGGAGTATAAGTGATAATTCATTTTTAACCTATTTTGGTGAATATATAGAACAAAAAGCACCTCTTGATAGAGGAATTATCGCTATTAATGGAAATAAAAATGCTATAAGTAACAAAACATTTTTTGGAAATCCTAATGATGGAGATATGAAACTTGAAAATTATACACATCAATTAAAACTTGAACATTACTTTTCAGATTCTTGGAGTGGAAATGCAGGTATAGCTTATAAAAACAATAGCTTAAAAGGTACAGCTTCAGAAGTTAGACCATTTTTGAATGTAACAACAGATAGTGTATTACTTAGAACAAGATATAGAGATTATAACTCAAACGATTTGGCTTTTCAAGGAGATATAAAAAATGTATCTACTTTTGCAGATATAAAAAATACTTTATTATTAGGTACAGAACTTTATAAATTTGAAGCTGATACAAAAATGAATAATTTAAATAATTCTGTAAGAATTTCTAATATTTATTCAAATCCAACATATACAACTTTATTAACGGGTAGAGGAAATTTAATAACAGATAGAAATGAAGAGCAAAAATCATTAGCTTTATTTGCTCAAGATGAAATAGAAATTGGTAATTTTAGATTTCTAACTGGTGTTAGATATGATAAAATTGAAATGGATACTATAAATAATTTAAATAAAAAAACATTAACACAAAATGATTATGCTGTTTCTCCAAGAGTAGGAGTAACTTATATATTAAATCCAGAATGGGCATTATATGCAACATCAGGAAAATCTTTTAGACCAAATAGTGGTGTAGATATAAACGGAAATACATTTGAAGCAGAGGAAGGTATATCTTTAGAAACAGGTATAAAATTTGAATCTTTAGATAAAAAAATTGGTGCTACTTTAGCAGTCTATCAAATAAATAAAAATAATGTATTAACAGGAACTGATCCTAATGGTACCTATTCTGTTGCAGCAGGAGAAGTAGAAAGTAAAGGTGTAGAATTTGATATTAATGGAAAAATCACAGATAATATTAAAATAAATCTAAATTATGCATATACTAATGCTGAAGTTACAAAAGATGAAGGAGGAGTTATTGATTATTTAACAGGTTCAATTGTTAATTTAAAAGGTAAATCTCTCTCTAATGTTCCTATGCATAGTGGAGGACTTCTTGCAATGTGGGAAGACAACATTTCTATTGATAGTTCTTATGGTTTAGGAGCAGGTATTTCATATGTGGGTAAAAGAGAAGGAAATTATATAAATAGTTTTGATTTATCAAGTTATACTACTACAAAACTTATTTCTTATTGGAAAATGGATAAGAATATAACTTTCAAACTTAATATAGATAATCTTTTTGATAAAGAATATATTATTAGTAGTTATGATAGATCTTGGTTAACTCCTGGTGATCCTAGAAGTTTTAAATTAACAATGAATTACAAATTTTAA